A single genomic interval of Spirosoma linguale DSM 74 harbors:
- a CDS encoding conserved hypothetical protein (KEGG: afw:Anae109_3266 hypothetical protein), with protein sequence MRHLRSQIGWLTGTLFMLCVLPVLAQPVTTPGTFLLDATLLASNKARLQQGDASLQEARKSLLAQADKLLTKPAHSVVEKTKTPPSGDKHDYMSVGPYWWPDSTKPGGLPYIRKDGQINPDRYAIQDGTYLNALCDDIQTLALSYYFSNDDKYARRAAELLRTWFLDKETRMNPNLNYGQAIPGITEGRGIGLIDTRMLAKLVDAVQLLNGSTAWPKQDQTALQAWFRRFLTWMLTSPIGKDEADEHNNHGTYYDFQTVAFALFLQDKTLAKQLIEQNTYKRIQSQLKEDGSQPHELARTLSWNYSVMNFKGFLGLALLAKNVDIDLWNYETADGKSLKKAYQWLFPYAEGQKPWTFQQIKAMHPEEFLPVPFIVNARFNTGTAADKSPARTPGSPVFVLTNALF encoded by the coding sequence ATGCGCCACCTTCGAAGCCAGATCGGTTGGCTGACCGGTACTCTTTTCATGCTTTGTGTGCTGCCCGTTCTGGCGCAGCCGGTTACCACACCAGGTACGTTTCTGCTGGATGCTACGTTGCTGGCAAGCAACAAAGCGCGGCTTCAGCAGGGTGATGCAAGCTTGCAGGAGGCCCGAAAATCGCTGCTGGCTCAGGCCGATAAGCTGCTGACCAAACCGGCACATTCGGTGGTGGAAAAAACGAAAACCCCACCCAGTGGCGATAAGCACGATTACATGAGCGTTGGGCCTTATTGGTGGCCTGATTCGACCAAGCCCGGCGGATTACCCTACATCCGCAAAGATGGTCAGATCAACCCCGACCGCTACGCCATTCAGGATGGCACGTACCTCAACGCCCTTTGCGACGATATACAGACGCTGGCACTGAGCTACTACTTTTCCAATGACGACAAGTACGCCCGCCGGGCAGCGGAGTTACTGCGAACCTGGTTCCTCGACAAAGAAACCCGCATGAACCCGAATCTGAACTACGGACAGGCCATTCCGGGCATTACCGAAGGGCGCGGCATTGGGCTGATCGACACCCGGATGCTGGCCAAACTGGTCGATGCCGTGCAACTGTTAAACGGCTCAACTGCCTGGCCGAAGCAGGATCAGACGGCCCTGCAAGCCTGGTTTCGGCGGTTTTTGACCTGGATGCTCACCAGCCCCATCGGCAAAGACGAAGCTGATGAGCACAATAACCACGGCACCTATTACGATTTTCAGACGGTTGCGTTTGCCCTGTTTTTGCAGGATAAGACGTTGGCTAAACAGCTCATCGAGCAGAACACCTACAAGCGGATTCAGAGCCAGTTGAAAGAAGACGGGAGCCAGCCCCACGAACTCGCCCGAACACTGAGCTGGAACTACTCCGTCATGAATTTCAAGGGATTTCTGGGGCTGGCGCTGCTGGCTAAGAACGTTGACATCGACCTCTGGAACTACGAAACCGCCGATGGTAAAAGTCTGAAAAAAGCCTACCAATGGCTGTTTCCCTATGCCGAGGGTCAAAAGCCGTGGACCTTTCAGCAGATCAAGGCCATGCATCCGGAGGAGTTCCTGCCTGTACCGTTTATTGTCAACGCCCGCTTCAACACAGGCACCGCAGCCGATAAATCGCCCGCCCGAACTCCTGGCAGCCCTGTCTTTGTACTCACCAACGCCTTGTTTTAG
- a CDS encoding pyridoxamine 5'-phosphate oxidase-related FMN- binding protein (PFAM: pyridoxamine 5'-phosphate oxidase-related FMN- binding~KEGG: tmz:Tmz1t_1909 hypothetical protein), with protein MQTTRTTPSRLAKRAHYDADTIHPILDEALFCTVSYVLDGQPMAIPTAFARKGDKLYIHGSVGSHFIRSIEQGNPVCISVMLADGLVLAKSAFHHSVNYRSVVVFASAEKVTDEAERLEALALITDHLIPNRWDDLRPTTDSEMRKTTVLAFSLAEASAKVRTGGPGDDPEDEHLPTWAGVIPLQTVRLTPIPKAGDKDIPLPAYLAS; from the coding sequence ATGCAAACAACCCGCACTACCCCCAGTCGTTTAGCGAAACGCGCCCATTACGACGCCGACACCATCCATCCCATTCTGGACGAAGCCCTTTTCTGTACGGTCAGTTACGTGCTGGATGGGCAACCGATGGCCATTCCTACCGCCTTTGCCCGGAAAGGTGATAAACTCTACATTCACGGGTCGGTGGGCAGTCATTTTATCCGGTCTATCGAGCAGGGAAATCCGGTCTGCATCTCGGTGATGCTGGCGGATGGGCTGGTGCTGGCAAAATCGGCCTTTCACCACTCCGTCAATTACCGCTCGGTTGTCGTCTTTGCCTCGGCGGAGAAAGTAACCGACGAAGCCGAGCGCCTGGAAGCCCTGGCCCTGATTACGGATCACCTCATTCCGAACCGCTGGGACGACCTGCGCCCGACTACCGACAGCGAAATGCGAAAAACAACCGTGCTGGCCTTCTCGCTGGCCGAAGCCTCAGCCAAAGTACGAACCGGCGGCCCCGGCGACGACCCCGAAGATGAACACTTGCCAACCTGGGCAGGCGTCATTCCGCTGCAAACAGTTCGGTTAACGCCCATACCCAAAGCAGGGGACAAAGACATTCCCTTACCGGCTTATCTGGCTAGCTAA